In the genome of Streptomyces pactum, one region contains:
- a CDS encoding MarR family winged helix-turn-helix transcriptional regulator, whose product MDAMTTETADQPRWLSDEEQRTWQAYLHATTLLEDHLDRQLQRDAGMPHIYYGLLVLLSRAPRRRMRMTVLARNAKITRSRLSHAIARLEKNGWVRREECSSDKRGQNAVLTDAGFEVLRQAAPGHVAAVRSALFDRLTPEQVARLGEICTIVAEGLQPDGADLPWLR is encoded by the coding sequence GTGGACGCCATGACGACCGAAACCGCAGATCAACCCCGCTGGCTCAGCGACGAGGAACAGCGCACCTGGCAGGCGTACCTGCACGCCACCACGCTGCTGGAGGACCACCTCGACCGCCAGCTGCAACGCGACGCGGGGATGCCGCACATCTATTACGGGCTGCTGGTGCTGCTCTCCCGCGCACCGCGGCGGCGGATGCGGATGACCGTACTGGCGCGGAACGCCAAGATCACGCGTTCCCGGCTGTCGCACGCCATCGCCCGGCTGGAGAAGAACGGCTGGGTACGCCGCGAGGAGTGTTCCTCGGACAAGCGCGGCCAGAACGCCGTCCTCACCGACGCGGGCTTCGAGGTGCTGCGGCAGGCCGCCCCCGGCCATGTCGCCGCGGTCCGCTCCGCGCTCTTCGACCGGCTCACCCCCGAGCAGGTCGCCCGGCTCGGCGAGATCTGCACCATCGTGGCCGAAGGGCTCCAGCCGGACGGCGCGGACCTGCCCTGGCTGCGCTGA